A portion of the Streptomyces coeruleoprunus genome contains these proteins:
- a CDS encoding tryptophan 2,3-dioxygenase family protein gives MSTSPTTPDASAAGSEDAPNLDFAGTTPYEDYVQADVLTHLQHLRSDDPGEMVFLVTTQVMELWFTVIVHEWETASRALREDRVPVAMDALQRSVYELESLNASWKPLARLTPAQFNAYRAALGEGSGFQSAMYRRMEFLLGEKSASMLVPHRGAPRVHAELEKALHEPSLYDEVLRLLARRGLPVPAAVLDRDLSQRYEPSPEVEAVWADIYADRDQHSELVRLGEALTDVGELVWRWRNDHLVATRRAMGSKTGTGGSAGVAWLEKRARKNVFPELWTARSHV, from the coding sequence ATGTCTACTTCGCCTACCACCCCCGACGCCTCGGCGGCCGGTTCGGAAGACGCTCCGAACCTGGATTTCGCGGGCACGACACCCTATGAGGACTACGTCCAGGCGGACGTCCTCACCCACCTCCAGCACCTCCGCTCGGACGACCCGGGCGAGATGGTCTTCCTGGTCACCACCCAGGTGATGGAGCTGTGGTTCACCGTCATCGTCCACGAGTGGGAGACCGCGAGCCGCGCCCTGCGCGAGGACCGCGTCCCCGTGGCGATGGACGCCCTCCAGCGGTCCGTGTACGAGCTGGAGTCCCTGAACGCCTCGTGGAAGCCGCTGGCCCGGCTCACGCCCGCCCAGTTCAACGCGTACCGCGCCGCCCTCGGCGAGGGCTCCGGCTTCCAGTCGGCCATGTACCGCCGCATGGAGTTCCTGCTCGGCGAGAAGTCCGCCTCCATGCTGGTCCCGCACCGGGGCGCGCCCCGCGTCCACGCGGAGCTGGAGAAGGCCCTCCACGAGCCCAGCCTGTACGACGAGGTGCTGCGGCTGCTCGCCCGGCGCGGGTTGCCGGTGCCGGCCGCCGTCCTCGACCGGGACCTGTCCCAGCGCTACGAGCCGTCGCCCGAGGTGGAGGCCGTCTGGGCGGACATCTACGCGGACCGCGACCAGCACAGCGAGCTGGTGCGGCTCGGCGAGGCCCTGACCGACGTGGGCGAGCTGGTGTGGCGCTGGCGCAACGACCACCTCGTCGCCACCCGCCGCGCCATGGGCTCCAAGACCGGCACGGGCGGCTCCGCCGGCGTCGCCTGGCTGGAGAAGCGCGCCCGCAAGAACGTGTTCCCCGAGCTCTGGACGGCCCGCAGCCATGTCTGA
- a CDS encoding DUF3152 domain-containing protein, which yields MGKRAAGKRAAAAPRSSRRRRAGRARGSGGHRSLGRIVLGGLVLGALSLGAGAALAHWEGDGDPTADEGARAAAPDTRGPEGPAATPSPEPGAPTPPSPSPPRSPSVPASGSASAPASAKPPTGSSPPAVPHSGAGTFTTARASGSRAGTGTLRRYRVQVEDGTGLSATDAAREIEQILAHPRGWAAHGRGAFQLVSEDADFVIRIATPRTADRLCLAQGLDTGGELNCETTEGVVVNLKRWMLGSPTFTGTPAEYRHLIINHEVGHEIGIRQHMGCPGPGKPAPVMMQQIKGLKGCVSNAWPYDEDGRYITGPIVP from the coding sequence GTGGGCAAGCGTGCCGCCGGGAAACGCGCCGCCGCCGCACCGCGGAGCAGCCGTCGCCGACGCGCCGGCCGGGCCCGCGGCAGCGGCGGCCACCGGTCGCTCGGCCGGATCGTGCTGGGCGGTCTCGTCCTCGGCGCCCTGTCCCTGGGCGCGGGCGCGGCCCTGGCCCACTGGGAGGGCGACGGCGACCCCACCGCCGACGAGGGCGCACGCGCCGCCGCCCCCGACACCCGCGGCCCCGAGGGACCCGCTGCCACGCCGTCGCCGGAGCCCGGCGCCCCGACGCCACCGTCCCCCTCGCCGCCGCGCTCGCCGTCCGTCCCGGCCTCCGGCTCCGCCTCCGCGCCGGCCTCGGCGAAGCCGCCCACCGGCTCCTCGCCCCCGGCGGTGCCCCACTCCGGCGCCGGTACGTTCACCACCGCCCGCGCCTCCGGCTCCAGGGCCGGCACCGGAACCCTGCGCCGCTACCGGGTCCAGGTCGAGGACGGCACCGGCCTGTCCGCCACCGACGCGGCCCGCGAGATCGAGCAGATCCTCGCCCACCCCCGTGGCTGGGCCGCGCACGGCCGCGGCGCGTTCCAGCTGGTCTCGGAGGACGCCGACTTCGTGATCCGTATCGCCACGCCCAGGACCGCCGACCGGCTCTGCCTCGCCCAGGGGCTCGACACCGGCGGCGAGCTGAACTGCGAGACCACCGAGGGCGTCGTGGTCAACCTGAAGCGCTGGATGCTGGGCTCGCCGACCTTCACCGGCACCCCCGCCGAGTACCGCCATCTGATCATCAACCACGAGGTCGGGCACGAGATCGGCATCCGCCAGCACATGGGGTGCCCCGGCCCCGGGAAGCCCGCGCCCGTCATGATGCAGCAGATCAAAGGGCTCAAGGGATGTGTGTCCAACGCCTGGCCCTACGACGAGGACGGCCGTTACATCACCGGTCCGATCGTGCCATGA
- a CDS encoding DUF3151 domain-containing protein has product MSIHENLLGGPPPTHLPDDPEPRELLAAGTAPEEVAAKYPASSLAWAELADAAFAAGRAVESYAYARTGYHRGLDALRRNGWKGHGPVPWEHEPNRGFLRALHALARAAGAIGEKEEYERCTTFLRDSSPLAADTLG; this is encoded by the coding sequence ATGTCGATTCACGAGAACCTGCTCGGGGGCCCGCCCCCGACCCATCTGCCCGACGACCCCGAGCCGCGCGAGCTGCTGGCCGCCGGCACCGCGCCCGAGGAGGTCGCCGCCAAGTACCCGGCGTCCTCGCTGGCGTGGGCCGAGCTGGCCGACGCGGCGTTCGCGGCCGGCCGCGCCGTCGAGTCGTACGCCTACGCCCGCACCGGCTACCACCGGGGCCTGGACGCGCTGCGCCGCAACGGGTGGAAGGGTCACGGTCCGGTGCCGTGGGAGCACGAGCCGAACCGGGGCTTCCTGCGCGCCCTGCACGCCCTGGCCCGCGCCGCCGGGGCGATCGGCGAGAAGGAGGAGTACGAGCGCTGCACGACGTTCCTGCGGGACTCGTCGCCGCTCGCGGCGGACACGCTGGGCTGA
- a CDS encoding MalY/PatB family protein, producing the protein MTYDFDTTQDLRGTGSFQWDVLPDRYGVPDLVPFAIADMDFRSPPEVLEALRRRVDHGVFGYTDWRYSGFPEAVRDWYARRYGLDVDPEALVFGPSVVNELAQLLRMWTAPGDGVVVHTPTYVGFISALAGLGRPLRGVPIGDEEALERELARPGTRVLLLCSPHNPTGRVWTREELEGFARLAEAHGVAVISDEIHADLTHEGHRHFPWPAVAPPGSRWALITSATKAFNFPGATGAYGVIGEPEQRAAFVDRMENAEGMAAASLFSLTAHVAAYRHGAAWLDELRPYVAGNLRLLADRLEAAFPGLALYTPPQAGYLAWIDLRPLGVDDQVLNDELVARERITVRTGVAYGTPGFVRVNLGCPRAKAERGADALVRTLTRLAEKGTGAG; encoded by the coding sequence GTGACGTACGACTTCGACACGACGCAGGACCTGCGGGGCACCGGATCCTTCCAGTGGGATGTGCTGCCGGACCGCTACGGCGTGCCGGACCTGGTGCCGTTCGCGATCGCCGACATGGACTTCCGCTCGCCGCCCGAGGTGCTGGAGGCGCTGCGGCGGCGGGTCGACCACGGCGTGTTCGGCTACACGGACTGGCGCTACAGCGGGTTCCCGGAGGCCGTACGGGACTGGTACGCGCGGCGGTACGGGCTGGACGTCGACCCGGAGGCGCTGGTCTTCGGGCCGTCCGTGGTGAACGAGCTGGCGCAGCTGCTGCGGATGTGGACCGCGCCGGGGGACGGCGTGGTGGTGCACACCCCGACGTACGTCGGCTTCATCAGCGCGCTCGCCGGGCTCGGGCGGCCCCTGCGGGGCGTGCCGATCGGCGACGAGGAGGCCCTGGAGCGGGAGCTGGCCAGGCCCGGCACACGGGTGCTGCTGCTGTGCTCACCGCACAACCCGACCGGCCGGGTGTGGACGCGGGAGGAGCTGGAGGGCTTCGCCCGGCTGGCCGAGGCGCACGGAGTGGCCGTCATCAGCGACGAGATCCACGCGGACCTCACCCACGAGGGCCATCGCCACTTCCCCTGGCCCGCCGTCGCCCCGCCCGGCAGCCGGTGGGCGCTGATCACCTCCGCGACGAAGGCGTTCAACTTCCCCGGCGCGACCGGGGCGTACGGGGTGATCGGCGAGCCGGAGCAGCGGGCGGCGTTCGTGGACCGCATGGAGAACGCGGAGGGCATGGCGGCGGCGTCGCTGTTCTCGCTGACCGCGCACGTCGCCGCGTACCGGCACGGGGCGGCCTGGCTGGACGAGCTGCGGCCGTACGTGGCGGGCAACCTGCGCCTCCTGGCCGATCGGCTGGAGGCCGCGTTCCCGGGCCTCGCCCTGTACACGCCGCCGCAGGCCGGCTACCTGGCGTGGATCGACCTGCGGCCGCTGGGCGTGGACGACCAGGTGCTGAACGACGAGCTGGTCGCGCGGGAGCGGATCACGGTGCGGACGGGGGTGGCGTACGGCACGCCGGGCTTCGTGCGGGTCAACCTCGGCTGTCCCCGCGCGAAGGCGGAGCGGGGCGCCGACGCCCTGGTCCGCACGCTGACCCGGCTGGCGGAGAAGGGCACCGGGGCGGGGTAG
- the fbaA gene encoding class II fructose-bisphosphate aldolase, whose amino-acid sequence MTRSGQMPIATPEVYNEMLDRAKAGKFAYPAINVTSSQTLHAALRGFAEAESDGIIQISTGGAEFLGGQHNKDMVTGAVALAEFAHIVAAKYDITVALHTDHCPKDKLDGYVRPLLAVSEERVAKGLGPLFQSHMWDGSAETLADNLEIGQELLARAAAAKIILEVEITPTGGEEDGVSHEINDELYTTVDDALRTAEALGLGEKGRYLLAASFGNVHGVYKPGNVVLRPELLKDLQEGVAAQYGKASPFDFVFHGGSGSTQEEISTALENGVVKMNIDTDTQYAFTRPVADHMFKNYDGVLKVDGEVGSKKTYDPRTWGKLAEAGMAQRVVEACQALRSAGTKLK is encoded by the coding sequence ATCACAAGGAGCGGACAGATGCCCATCGCAACCCCCGAGGTCTACAACGAGATGCTCGACCGGGCGAAGGCAGGCAAGTTCGCCTACCCGGCCATCAACGTCACGTCGTCCCAGACCCTGCACGCCGCCCTGCGCGGCTTCGCGGAGGCGGAGAGCGACGGCATCATCCAGATCTCGACCGGTGGCGCGGAGTTCCTGGGCGGTCAGCACAACAAGGACATGGTGACCGGCGCGGTCGCCCTGGCCGAGTTCGCGCACATCGTCGCCGCCAAGTACGACATCACGGTCGCGCTGCACACCGACCACTGCCCGAAGGACAAGCTGGACGGCTACGTCCGCCCGCTGCTCGCCGTCTCCGAGGAGCGCGTCGCCAAGGGCCTGGGCCCGCTCTTCCAGTCGCACATGTGGGACGGCTCCGCCGAGACCCTCGCCGACAACCTGGAGATCGGCCAGGAGCTGCTGGCCCGCGCCGCCGCCGCCAAGATCATCCTCGAGGTCGAGATCACCCCGACCGGTGGCGAGGAGGACGGCGTCAGCCACGAGATCAACGACGAGCTGTACACCACCGTCGACGACGCGCTGCGCACCGCCGAGGCGCTGGGCCTGGGCGAGAAGGGCCGCTACCTGCTGGCCGCCTCCTTCGGCAACGTCCACGGCGTGTACAAGCCGGGCAACGTCGTGCTCCGCCCCGAGCTGCTGAAGGACCTCCAGGAGGGTGTGGCCGCCCAGTACGGCAAGGCCAGCCCGTTCGACTTCGTCTTCCACGGCGGCTCCGGCTCCACGCAGGAGGAGATCTCCACCGCTCTGGAGAACGGCGTCGTCAAGATGAACATCGACACCGACACCCAGTACGCCTTCACGCGTCCGGTCGCGGACCACATGTTCAAGAACTACGACGGTGTGCTGAAGGTCGACGGCGAGGTCGGCTCGAAGAAGACGTACGACCCGCGCACGTGGGGCAAGCTGGCCGAGGCGGGCATGGCCCAGCGTGTCGTCGAGGCGTGCCAGGCGCTGCGCTCGGCCGGTACGAAGCTGAAGTAG
- the pyrE gene encoding orotate phosphoribosyltransferase — MTDVRADLLQQIKDKAVVHGKVTLSSGLEADYYVDLRRITLDGAAAPLVGQVMLDLTADLEFDAVGGLTLGADPVATSMLHAAAARGRTLDAFVVRKAAKAHGMQRRVEGPDIKGRRVLVVEDTSTTGGSPLTAVEAVREAGAEVVAVATIVDRATGAAEKISETAGVPYRYAYALDELGLA, encoded by the coding sequence ATGACTGACGTACGAGCCGATCTGCTCCAGCAGATCAAGGACAAGGCCGTGGTGCACGGCAAGGTGACCCTCTCCTCGGGTCTGGAGGCCGACTACTACGTCGACCTGCGCCGGATCACGCTGGACGGCGCGGCCGCGCCGCTCGTCGGTCAGGTCATGCTCGATCTGACCGCCGACCTGGAGTTCGACGCGGTGGGCGGTCTGACCCTGGGCGCCGACCCGGTCGCCACGTCGATGCTGCACGCCGCCGCCGCCCGCGGCCGCACCCTGGACGCCTTCGTCGTCCGCAAGGCCGCCAAGGCCCACGGCATGCAGCGCCGGGTCGAGGGCCCGGACATCAAGGGCCGCCGCGTCCTGGTCGTCGAGGACACCTCCACCACCGGCGGCTCCCCGCTGACCGCCGTCGAGGCGGTCCGCGAGGCCGGCGCGGAGGTCGTCGCCGTGGCCACGATCGTGGACCGCGCGACCGGTGCCGCGGAGAAGATCAGCGAGACGGCGGGCGTGCCGTACCGCTATGCGTACGCGCTGGACGAGCTGGGTCTTGCCTGA
- a CDS encoding aldose 1-epimerase, whose product MSEEEIRLAAGDVELTVTPANGCRISSLRVGGTELLRQGERYGCFPMVPWCGRTARGTFLNGATVHHLPLNSPPHAIHGTGRDTAWHTARADKAEAVFTYDLAEPWPYPGRVTQTFALTEDSLTLQLGVETYGDSFPAQAGWHPWFLRTLGGSEVTLDFAPAWQEERGEDHLPTGRRIDPLPGPWDDCFGMPDGVDVTLTWPERLELKVTSRAPWVVVYDEQEAAVCVEPQSGPPNGLNTEPRLVTPIDPLEIATTWTWRRL is encoded by the coding sequence ATGAGCGAAGAGGAGATCCGGCTGGCCGCCGGAGACGTCGAGTTGACCGTCACCCCGGCGAACGGCTGCCGCATCAGCAGCCTCCGCGTCGGCGGCACCGAACTGCTGCGGCAGGGCGAGCGGTACGGCTGCTTCCCGATGGTGCCGTGGTGCGGGCGGACCGCGCGGGGCACGTTCCTGAACGGCGCGACGGTCCACCACCTGCCGCTGAACTCGCCGCCCCACGCCATCCACGGCACCGGCCGCGACACCGCGTGGCACACCGCTCGCGCCGACAAGGCCGAGGCGGTGTTCACGTACGACCTGGCCGAGCCCTGGCCGTACCCAGGCCGCGTCACGCAGACGTTCGCGCTGACCGAGGACTCCCTCACCCTGCAGCTGGGCGTCGAGACGTACGGCGACTCGTTCCCCGCGCAGGCGGGCTGGCACCCGTGGTTCCTGCGCACCCTGGGCGGGAGCGAGGTGACGCTGGACTTCGCGCCCGCGTGGCAGGAGGAGCGCGGCGAGGACCACCTCCCCACCGGCCGCCGGATCGATCCGCTGCCCGGCCCGTGGGACGACTGCTTCGGCATGCCCGACGGCGTGGACGTCACGCTCACCTGGCCGGAGCGGCTGGAGCTGAAGGTCACCAGCCGCGCGCCCTGGGTCGTCGTGTACGACGAGCAGGAGGCCGCCGTCTGTGTCGAGCCGCAGTCGGGCCCGCCGAACGGGCTGAACACCGAGCCGCGGCTGGTCACGCCCATCGACCCGCTGGAGATCGCGACGACGTGGACGTGGCGCCGCCTCTGA
- a CDS encoding SRPBCC domain-containing protein, translating to MEHEVFVPVAVQTLRDALADPARVARCVPGLQQDADASAGPLSGRLRVRVGGHTITYRGALRVVAREDGAYAVEGEGTEARGTGTVKLALTLLPEPAEGGTTLAFTGTAHAEGRLAELPHDVVTSAAHRLLDRFGEALGSLAEAAADAYAADDDEDGGDLYAAGADDSGLDHSGLGDDLDAVAGSLDDDGDVDDDGVDDGAEEPRRSVFDTPVPPSSLDPLLDDEFAVGADASPGDPGPEAAHARRTMIGRSAEEVDHAPPRGRYAPQPGPDTGGASGALRWLVPAAALAVASAVVVGRALRRRK from the coding sequence ATGGAGCATGAGGTGTTCGTTCCGGTTGCCGTACAGACCCTCCGCGACGCGCTGGCCGACCCCGCCCGCGTCGCCCGCTGCGTCCCCGGGCTCCAGCAGGACGCGGACGCGTCGGCGGGCCCGCTGTCGGGCCGCCTCCGGGTGCGCGTCGGCGGGCACACCATCACCTACCGGGGCGCCCTGCGCGTGGTCGCCCGGGAGGACGGGGCGTACGCGGTGGAGGGCGAGGGCACCGAGGCGCGCGGTACGGGGACGGTGAAGCTCGCGCTGACCCTGCTGCCCGAGCCGGCCGAGGGCGGGACGACGCTCGCCTTCACGGGCACGGCCCACGCCGAGGGCCGGCTCGCGGAGCTGCCGCACGACGTGGTGACGAGCGCGGCACACCGCCTGCTGGACCGCTTCGGCGAGGCACTGGGATCCCTCGCGGAGGCCGCCGCCGACGCGTACGCGGCCGACGACGACGAGGACGGCGGCGACCTGTACGCCGCCGGCGCGGACGACTCCGGCCTGGACCACAGCGGGCTGGGGGACGACCTCGACGCGGTCGCCGGCTCCCTCGACGACGACGGCGACGTGGACGACGACGGTGTGGACGACGGCGCGGAGGAGCCCCGGCGGAGCGTCTTCGACACACCCGTTCCGCCGTCCTCCCTCGACCCGCTCCTTGACGACGAGTTCGCCGTGGGCGCCGACGCCTCCCCCGGCGACCCCGGCCCCGAGGCCGCCCACGCCCGGCGCACGATGATCGGCCGCAGCGCCGAGGAGGTCGACCACGCCCCGCCGCGCGGCCGGTACGCCCCGCAGCCCGGCCCGGACACCGGCGGCGCGTCCGGCGCGCTGCGCTGGCTGGTCCCCGCCGCCGCGCTTGCGGTTGCCTCGGCCGTGGTCGTCGGGCGCGCCCTGCGCCGCCGCAAGTAG
- a CDS encoding polyamine aminopropyltransferase, producing the protein MIEAPASASAPPSTGTAAQSSARRRAGRFLVLAVVFVCAACGLVYELELVALASYLIGDSVTQASVVLSVMVFAMGVGSLLAKRLRCRAAVGFGLVEALLALIGGCSALALYASFAWLGGSRHALVAFSLAIGVLIGAEIPLLMTLIQRISRRARQDAGGAVADLFAADYVGALVGGLAFPFLLLPWLGQLTSALLTGAVNAVAGAALVLWLFGRDLTVRERWLLLVANALVLGVLATAAVLVDDFERAARRAVYGEQVRVAVQTPVQEIVVTGSSEGPPDLFLDGRLRISGRDEYRYHQALVHPAMRGPHGRVVILGGGDGLAAREVLRYDDVESVTVVEMDPGVVFLARTDPALARLNGHAYGDRRVRVVHADAFRWLRTEARPGAYDVVISDLPNPGITASAKLYSEEFYGLTARALADGGRLAVHAGPMRARPHTYWTVEATLRAAGFTTRPYDVTGDPTGFAGGPDRSTGRPARAPHDWGLILAAPAAGPGTVPPPLGLATGAPGRDVPTLAALRAGARRAEAARPPRLPSSTLVHPRYGS; encoded by the coding sequence GTGATCGAAGCGCCCGCCTCCGCCTCCGCGCCGCCGTCCACGGGGACGGCGGCGCAGTCGTCCGCGCGGCGGCGCGCCGGACGGTTCCTGGTGCTGGCGGTCGTCTTCGTCTGCGCCGCGTGCGGGCTGGTGTACGAACTGGAGCTGGTCGCCCTCGCCTCGTACCTGATCGGCGACTCGGTCACCCAGGCGTCCGTCGTGCTGTCCGTGATGGTCTTCGCGATGGGCGTCGGCTCGCTGCTCGCCAAACGGCTGCGCTGCCGGGCCGCCGTCGGCTTCGGACTGGTGGAGGCGCTGCTCGCCCTGATCGGCGGATGCTCGGCCCTCGCGCTGTACGCCTCGTTCGCCTGGCTCGGCGGCTCGCGACACGCCCTGGTGGCGTTCTCGCTGGCCATCGGCGTGCTGATCGGCGCCGAGATACCGCTGCTGATGACGCTGATCCAGCGGATCTCCCGGCGCGCCCGGCAGGACGCGGGCGGCGCCGTCGCCGACCTGTTCGCCGCCGACTACGTGGGGGCGCTCGTCGGCGGGCTCGCCTTCCCGTTCCTGCTGCTGCCCTGGCTGGGCCAGCTGACCAGCGCGCTGCTCACCGGCGCGGTCAACGCCGTGGCGGGCGCGGCGCTGGTGCTCTGGCTGTTCGGCCGGGACCTGACCGTGCGTGAGCGGTGGCTGCTCCTCGTGGCCAACGCCCTGGTGCTCGGCGTGCTCGCCACGGCGGCCGTCCTCGTCGACGACTTCGAGCGCGCCGCGCGCCGCGCGGTCTACGGAGAGCAGGTCCGCGTCGCGGTCCAGACGCCCGTCCAGGAGATCGTCGTGACCGGCAGCAGCGAAGGCCCGCCGGACCTGTTCCTGGACGGCCGGCTGAGGATCAGCGGACGCGACGAGTACCGCTACCACCAGGCGCTCGTCCACCCGGCGATGCGCGGCCCGCACGGCCGCGTCGTCATCCTCGGCGGCGGCGACGGGCTCGCCGCGCGCGAGGTCCTGCGGTACGACGACGTGGAGTCGGTGACCGTCGTCGAGATGGACCCGGGCGTCGTGTTCCTGGCCCGTACCGACCCGGCGCTCGCGCGGCTCAACGGGCACGCCTACGGCGACCGGCGCGTGCGCGTCGTGCACGCCGACGCCTTCCGCTGGCTCAGGACCGAGGCCCGGCCCGGGGCGTACGACGTGGTGATCTCCGACCTTCCCAACCCGGGCATCACGGCGAGCGCCAAGCTCTACTCGGAGGAGTTCTACGGGCTCACCGCGCGCGCCCTCGCCGACGGCGGCCGCCTCGCCGTCCACGCAGGGCCCATGCGGGCGCGGCCGCACACCTACTGGACGGTCGAGGCCACGCTCCGCGCCGCCGGGTTCACGACTCGGCCGTACGACGTGACGGGCGACCCCACCGGGTTCGCCGGCGGGCCCGACAGGTCCACCGGCCGGCCCGCCCGCGCCCCGCACGACTGGGGCCTGATCCTCGCCGCGCCCGCCGCCGGCCCCGGCACCGTCCCGCCGCCGCTCGGGCTCGCCACCGGGGCGCCCGGACGTGACGTGCCGACCCTCGCGGCGCTGCGGGCCGGTGCGCGCCGCGCCGAGGCGGCCCGCCCGCCCCGGCTGCCGTCCTCGACGCTCGTCCACCCGAGGTACGGGAGCTGA
- a CDS encoding DUF2617 family protein: protein MLTTLQTAYTDTRAADLAWALGREALPALAVLDLELSGATLQLRLLGASHQVLLEEEQGSCSETVACMPGSSTPLPLGVAKRIGDWEYEFAARVETLSQGSFAGRAQELLALVADHPHGLAGTFPGSPHAFTAMLAQRHEGKVRWRTWHAYPQEGQLVVTRTSVGFHPPSRHRKPRAGSMPSTRR from the coding sequence ATGCTCACGACCCTCCAGACCGCCTACACCGACACGCGCGCAGCCGACCTGGCCTGGGCCCTGGGTCGCGAGGCGCTGCCCGCCCTCGCCGTGCTCGACCTCGAACTGTCCGGCGCCACCCTCCAGCTGAGACTGCTCGGCGCCTCCCACCAGGTCCTGCTGGAGGAGGAGCAGGGCAGCTGCTCCGAGACCGTCGCCTGCATGCCCGGCAGCAGCACCCCGCTGCCGCTGGGCGTGGCCAAGCGGATCGGCGACTGGGAGTACGAGTTCGCCGCCCGGGTCGAGACCCTGTCGCAGGGCTCGTTCGCGGGCCGCGCCCAGGAGTTGCTGGCGCTCGTCGCCGACCATCCGCACGGCCTCGCCGGCACGTTCCCGGGCTCGCCGCACGCCTTCACGGCCATGCTGGCGCAGCGCCACGAGGGGAAGGTCCGATGGCGCACCTGGCACGCGTATCCACAGGAGGGACAGCTCGTGGTGACGCGCACCAGCGTGGGGTTCCACCCGCCGTCACGGCACCGGAAGCCCCGGGCCGGTTCCATGCCTTCAACGCGCCGGTAG